In Nostoc sp. CENA543, a single genomic region encodes these proteins:
- a CDS encoding glycoside hydrolase family 43 protein produces the protein MEYTNPIYQGYFADPFVWQHEGVYYAIGTGAAEAEGTKQSRVFPLLRSFDFVNWHFVDHALLRPDSALGNNYWAPEVAYNNGIFYLYYSVGHEDKNHQLRVATSETPLGSYQDIGEGLTDLNTCPFAIDPHPFCDDDGQWYLFYARDFLDTEGGVRVGTALFVDRLQTMTKLAGEGKVVLRARSDWQRFLAKRLMYGEIYDWHTLEGPCVRKHEGKYYCFYSGGRWETEDYGVDYGVADHVMGSYSDAGNETGPRVLKSVPNFVRGPGHNSIVLGPDAQTEYVVYHAWTQNMDKRQICLDKLSWTPKGPRCQGPTWTPQTITNS, from the coding sequence ATGGAATACACTAATCCCATTTATCAAGGTTATTTTGCTGATCCCTTTGTTTGGCAACACGAAGGCGTATATTATGCGATCGGCACTGGTGCAGCAGAGGCAGAAGGAACAAAACAATCACGTGTATTTCCTCTGTTACGTTCCTTCGATTTTGTCAATTGGCATTTTGTTGATCACGCACTGTTGCGACCAGACTCAGCCCTCGGCAATAATTATTGGGCCCCTGAAGTTGCTTACAATAATGGAATTTTTTATCTCTACTACTCTGTCGGACATGAAGATAAAAATCATCAATTGCGAGTAGCTACAAGTGAGACTCCTTTGGGTTCTTATCAAGATATTGGCGAAGGACTTACAGACTTAAATACTTGTCCCTTTGCGATTGATCCGCATCCATTTTGTGATGATGATGGACAGTGGTATCTATTTTACGCTCGTGACTTTTTGGATACAGAAGGCGGTGTGCGTGTTGGTACAGCTTTGTTTGTAGACCGACTCCAAACGATGACCAAACTGGCTGGAGAGGGAAAGGTCGTTTTACGGGCGCGTTCCGATTGGCAAAGATTTTTAGCCAAGCGTTTAATGTACGGTGAAATCTATGATTGGCACACTTTAGAAGGCCCTTGTGTTCGTAAGCATGAAGGTAAATACTACTGCTTTTATAGTGGTGGACGCTGGGAAACTGAAGACTATGGTGTAGATTATGGTGTCGCTGATCATGTGATGGGGTCTTACTCTGATGCTGGTAACGAAACCGGGCCACGGGTGTTAAAGTCTGTGCCTAATTTTGTCAGAGGGCCAGGACATAACTCTATTGTGCTTGGGCCAGATGCTCAAACTGAGTATGTTGTTTACCATGCTTGGACACAAAACATGGATAAACGACAAATTTGTTTAGATAAACTTAGTTGGACACCAAAGGGGCCACGTTGCCAAGGCCCTACTTGGACACCGCAGACTATTACTAACTCTTAA
- a CDS encoding phytanoyl-CoA dioxygenase family protein: MVQSIGGIAKYSATDLDRFAQELNQDGICVIRNLFEQKLIDEWLEAFEKLFHDRQNQPGGLAPRETSRYYLTLPWVYPFANELVFANPVIMGILERVFYQEYVMVQLGVDVPFQGSDYQEIHRDFRPLFSDGLSPAVGDRIVTPLYALAVNFPLVEVTPDNGPFQMARGTHLLPREEGLQKIATGEIPMESFYMQPGDVMVRSPLALHRGSPNRTNQPRPMVVMGYAMHWLHTPKVDLTLPRDYYDSLPAELRQMLRCEVVEQLSKEKVETYINFKY; encoded by the coding sequence ATGGTGCAAAGTATAGGCGGTATAGCTAAATATTCAGCTACCGACCTAGATAGATTTGCTCAAGAATTGAATCAAGACGGAATTTGTGTAATTCGTAATCTTTTTGAGCAAAAATTGATTGATGAGTGGTTAGAAGCGTTTGAAAAGTTATTTCACGATCGCCAAAATCAACCAGGTGGTTTAGCTCCTCGTGAAACCTCCCGCTATTATCTCACTTTGCCTTGGGTTTACCCATTTGCAAATGAGTTGGTTTTTGCAAACCCAGTCATTATGGGTATTCTTGAGCGCGTCTTTTATCAAGAATACGTCATGGTGCAGTTGGGGGTTGATGTTCCATTCCAGGGTTCAGATTATCAAGAAATTCATCGGGACTTTCGCCCATTATTTAGCGATGGGCTAAGCCCCGCCGTAGGCGATCGCATAGTTACACCACTTTACGCCCTAGCAGTTAACTTTCCCTTGGTGGAAGTTACCCCAGACAACGGCCCGTTTCAAATGGCGAGGGGAACTCATCTTTTACCAAGAGAAGAAGGACTACAAAAGATTGCTACGGGTGAAATTCCGATGGAATCATTTTATATGCAGCCTGGAGATGTGATGGTGCGATCGCCTTTAGCACTACACCGAGGTTCACCAAATCGGACAAACCAGCCTAGACCTATGGTAGTCATGGGTTACGCTATGCACTGGTTACATACACCAAAGGTAGATTTAACTCTGCCACGAGACTATTATGATAGTCTCCCAGCAGAACTGAGGCAGATGCTACGGTGCGAAGTTGTAGAGCAATTGTCTAAAGAAAAAGTCGAAACTTATATCAATTTCAAGTATTAG
- a CDS encoding signal peptidase I, whose translation MQPNVIFGNAVSEGANRWGWFMGHFITPDDDPRSTTALEIKWGVHQAGESRTEWAVNNQAATLSILINGKFCLQFEDREITLSREGDYVLWCEGVPHCWTAQSDCTIVTVRWPSVPNDSVGVRLK comes from the coding sequence ATGCAGCCTAATGTTATTTTTGGCAATGCTGTCAGCGAAGGTGCAAATCGTTGGGGTTGGTTTATGGGACACTTCATCACTCCAGATGATGATCCGCGTTCAACTACAGCACTAGAAATTAAGTGGGGTGTGCATCAAGCAGGCGAAAGTAGAACTGAGTGGGCAGTAAATAATCAAGCTGCTACACTTTCTATCTTGATTAATGGTAAATTTTGTCTGCAATTTGAGGATAGAGAGATTACCTTATCTCGTGAAGGTGATTATGTGTTGTGGTGTGAAGGTGTGCCGCATTGTTGGACTGCTCAGTCTGACTGTACGATTGTGACCGTGAGATGGCCTTCTGTACCGAATGATAGTGTAGGTGTGCGGTTGAAGTAA
- the galK gene encoding galactokinase, with translation MTFPQIFHQIPQTQASASGRVNLLGEHTDYNDGFVLPTAIPQQTTVQLGLSDEGEHQFYSENLQERVSILDSHHTPSGFASYIFGCIEVLKQAGYTIPSLNMYVQSSVPMGAGLSSSAALEVATLRAIRQLLDLPIDDVEIARLAQQAEIHYAGVQCGIMDQMASSLADTEHILFLDTRTLERRVLPFPEGTTILVIDSGVPRTLATSGYNQRRAECQEAAHLLGVKALRDITEVQVTEKLPEPLNRRARHVVTEDNRVLEVLQGVTPERFGELMNASHASLRDDYEVSVPALDTLVEILQKTPGVFGARLTGAGFGGACVALVALGQEKNIASQVLKQYNNAGYAGQILVPNFEVHNAA, from the coding sequence ATGACTTTTCCACAAATATTTCATCAAATACCTCAGACTCAAGCGAGTGCATCAGGAAGAGTTAATTTACTGGGCGAACATACAGACTATAACGATGGTTTTGTCTTACCAACAGCAATTCCGCAACAGACAACGGTACAGCTTGGTTTGAGTGATGAAGGAGAACACCAGTTTTATTCAGAAAATCTGCAAGAGCGTGTGAGTATTTTAGATAGTCATCACACGCCTTCTGGATTTGCCAGTTATATTTTTGGCTGTATTGAAGTCTTAAAACAAGCCGGATATACGATTCCTTCGCTGAATATGTATGTCCAATCCTCAGTGCCTATGGGTGCTGGTTTATCTAGTAGTGCGGCTTTAGAAGTAGCAACACTGCGAGCAATTCGCCAATTATTAGACTTACCAATCGATGATGTCGAAATTGCTCGACTTGCCCAACAAGCAGAAATTCACTATGCAGGCGTACAATGCGGCATCATGGATCAAATGGCTTCCAGTCTTGCTGATACTGAGCATATTCTGTTTTTAGATACTCGAACACTAGAACGTCGAGTTCTTCCTTTCCCCGAAGGCACAACAATTTTAGTTATAGATAGTGGTGTACCGCGCACCCTAGCAACTAGCGGATATAACCAACGTCGTGCTGAGTGTCAGGAAGCGGCGCATTTATTGGGAGTCAAAGCACTACGAGATATTACTGAAGTTCAGGTGACAGAAAAACTGCCAGAACCATTAAACCGTCGCGCGCGTCATGTGGTGACAGAAGATAACCGTGTTTTAGAAGTTTTGCAGGGAGTCACACCTGAGCGTTTTGGTGAGTTGATGAACGCATCTCACGCTAGTTTGCGGGATGATTATGAAGTCTCTGTACCAGCATTGGATACATTGGTAGAAATTTTACAGAAAACCCCAGGTGTATTTGGTGCAAGGCTGACAGGTGCAGGTTTTGGGGGTGCTTGTGTGGCGTTGGTAGCTTTAGGGCAAGAAAAAAACATCGCTTCTCAAGTCCTCAAGCAGTACAACAATGCAGGTTATGCAGGACAAATTTTAGTACCTAACTTCGAGGTGCATAATGCAGCCTAA
- a CDS encoding Xaa-Pro peptidase family protein, whose product MSEEVSTKLRFIRETISQTEVGGVRLRGTDWFAWATAGASNTVLLTAETGVAELLVTGQDAWVLTDEIEAQRLKDEELPSNFKLYINPWADATAREAFVREATDGGKVISDVCDNAKRVRPLSPLEQPIPKSLQQHKWVLLPTELDRYRHVGQQASAAMTEVLQAAQPTWTEYQLAGAGAEALWSRGLHPALTLVAGERRLPLYRHATPTAEKIGRQAMLVFCARGYGLYANLTRFVCFGSLTDDETELHRHVCEIEAKALSASLPGMTLDAVYYALAQAYEQHGFPHAIREHHQGGTTGYLAREIVANPTTTDFLTENMAIAWNPSLTGAKVEDTFVILKDGKLENLTFDPNFPSVEVEGRLRPVPLEK is encoded by the coding sequence ATGAGCGAAGAAGTCTCGACGAAACTGCGATTCATCAGAGAAACCATCTCTCAAACTGAGGTTGGGGGTGTGCGTCTGCGTGGTACAGATTGGTTTGCTTGGGCAACTGCTGGTGCTTCTAATACCGTACTGCTGACTGCTGAAACTGGCGTTGCAGAATTATTAGTAACTGGGCAAGATGCGTGGGTATTAACGGATGAAATTGAAGCGCAACGTCTCAAAGATGAGGAACTACCCAGTAATTTTAAGCTATATATTAACCCTTGGGCTGATGCTACGGCTCGTGAAGCTTTTGTCCGTGAGGCTACAGATGGGGGAAAAGTGATCAGCGATGTCTGCGACAACGCGAAGCGCGTACGCCCTCTTTCTCCTTTAGAACAACCAATACCCAAATCTCTACAACAACATAAATGGGTATTATTGCCCACTGAGTTAGACAGATATCGCCACGTCGGACAACAAGCCAGCGCAGCGATGACAGAAGTGCTACAAGCTGCCCAACCTACTTGGACAGAATATCAGTTAGCGGGTGCAGGTGCGGAAGCGTTGTGGTCGAGAGGTTTACATCCGGCTTTGACATTGGTAGCTGGTGAGAGGCGTTTACCCCTATACCGTCATGCTACACCGACGGCGGAAAAGATAGGAAGACAAGCAATGCTGGTATTTTGCGCTAGAGGCTATGGATTGTATGCTAATCTGACTAGATTTGTTTGTTTTGGTAGCCTAACAGATGATGAAACTGAATTACATCGTCATGTCTGCGAAATAGAAGCCAAAGCACTCTCAGCATCTCTACCTGGAATGACGCTGGATGCAGTTTATTATGCTTTAGCGCAAGCGTATGAACAACATGGTTTTCCTCATGCTATCCGTGAACATCATCAGGGAGGAACTACAGGCTATTTAGCCAGAGAGATTGTTGCTAATCCCACAACAACCGACTTTTTAACAGAAAATATGGCGATCGCCTGGAATCCTAGTTTAACAGGTGCGAAGGTTGAAGATACTTTTGTCATTCTCAAGGATGGGAAATTAGAAAATCTCACTTTTGATCCAAACTTCCCTAGTGTGGAGGTAGAAGGAAGATTACGCCCTGTACCCTTAGAGAAATGA
- the xerC gene encoding tyrosine recombinase XerC encodes MNTAKKPRGSVGVEEYRGKLRLRLPRVVTQAGQNRYLNTGLDANEINRRRVAAVASWIEEEILTGNLDPTLDRYSEKLETYRQPQLTLVKPKTPQTDLMELWDRYCEFMKPQLASTTYLKDYVRKYRNHIKSLPTKDITQAIAIRDYLLTELSPNAAKRVLTYLSACCKWAVGSGLLKDNPFVGMSEDIKLPRHDRDAIDPFSRDEMNTIIKAFEDTRTHYAPFVKFLFWTGCRTGEAIALQWKHINPECTQITFAESYDSQLDIRKTTKTGKTRKFPCSSQVRELLLNIRPSDPDLESLVFTSPTGGIINNTRFSNQVWKGGKMGNKNYRGVIQQLMNEGKINRYRCLYNTRHTFITLMLAEGLTVTTVAKLVGNSPEMILKHYAGNTVPLELPNI; translated from the coding sequence ATGAATACCGCTAAGAAACCCAGAGGTAGTGTAGGGGTTGAGGAATACAGAGGTAAGCTGAGACTCAGATTACCTAGAGTAGTCACCCAGGCAGGTCAGAATAGATATCTGAATACTGGGTTAGATGCCAATGAGATTAATAGGCGCAGGGTAGCCGCAGTAGCTAGCTGGATAGAGGAAGAAATACTCACAGGGAATCTTGACCCGACATTAGACCGCTATAGTGAAAAGTTGGAGACTTACAGGCAGCCTCAGTTAACCCTAGTGAAGCCTAAGACCCCCCAGACTGACCTAATGGAACTCTGGGATAGGTACTGTGAGTTTATGAAACCTCAGCTAGCCTCTACTACATACCTAAAGGACTATGTGAGGAAATACAGAAACCACATCAAGTCCCTACCCACCAAAGACATAACCCAGGCGATCGCCATTAGAGATTACTTGTTAACTGAGTTATCACCTAATGCAGCTAAGAGAGTCTTAACCTACCTGTCAGCCTGCTGTAAATGGGCTGTAGGTTCAGGACTGCTAAAGGATAACCCATTTGTAGGGATGTCAGAGGATATTAAGCTACCTAGACATGATCGGGATGCCATAGACCCTTTCAGCCGAGATGAGATGAATACCATCATCAAGGCATTTGAGGATACTAGAACCCACTATGCGCCTTTTGTTAAGTTCTTGTTCTGGACTGGTTGCCGGACTGGGGAAGCGATCGCGCTTCAGTGGAAGCATATAAACCCTGAGTGTACCCAGATAACCTTTGCTGAGTCCTATGACAGCCAGCTAGATATTAGAAAGACTACCAAGACAGGTAAAACAAGGAAGTTCCCATGTAGCAGCCAAGTTAGGGAACTATTACTAAATATCAGACCCTCTGACCCAGACTTAGAGAGTTTAGTATTCACTAGTCCCACAGGTGGCATTATCAATAACACTAGATTCTCTAATCAAGTCTGGAAAGGTGGCAAGATGGGCAATAAGAACTACAGAGGGGTCATCCAACAGCTAATGAATGAGGGTAAGATTAACCGCTACAGATGCCTGTATAACACTAGGCACACCTTTATTACCTTGATGCTGGCTGAAGGTCTAACAGTTACTACAGTAGCCAAGTTGGTAGGGAACAGCCCAGAGATGATCCTTAAGCACTATGCAGGGAACACAGTACCCCTAGAGTTACCTAATATTTAG
- a CDS encoding ribbon-helix-helix protein, CopG family, which translates to MRRYTAHQNIRLSQEDKEKLLALCKSRGLKPAELIRQLIDNLVNR; encoded by the coding sequence ATGAGGCGATATACCGCACATCAGAACATTCGGCTATCCCAAGAGGACAAGGAGAAACTATTAGCACTCTGTAAGTCTAGAGGGTTAAAGCCAGCCGAACTAATCAGACAACTAATAGACAACCTAGTAAACAGATAA
- a CDS encoding CopG family ribbon-helix-helix protein, translating into MAKVKTNDMTLRLPEELDQQIKAASQVSGISKHQFIINAIKDTLAGQVYQSLEVAQQVKEQLEGDRPITDVAIDIKNALDMLQAQIHNLKEENKLIREEIAKKNDEPEYHFKPGFEVTKQSTKLFSLLMTSRFHTQEWARDGIKRNTETLRYHYDLDIITRETRTKSGRIAFKVVAADLEELQVSPDGHFISPLGSFGYDPEQWAKEEEEVKNLSGNRDPYKYFPGEDEEVVSFNHLETFTNQYLHERFNISYKELINRHFLDICIDGVWTSFGKDYKDEWHKSSYVRTINYDAKAIEVQIEQLEKKIRSSEDVEERKSLHSQQQELKQKLQDLYHEPARLG; encoded by the coding sequence ATGGCTAAAGTTAAAACCAATGATATGACCCTAAGACTGCCTGAAGAGCTAGATCAGCAGATTAAGGCAGCTAGTCAGGTATCAGGTATCAGTAAACACCAGTTCATTATTAATGCTATTAAGGACACTTTAGCGGGTCAAGTCTACCAATCCCTAGAGGTAGCACAACAAGTTAAAGAACAGCTAGAAGGCGATCGCCCAATCACTGATGTAGCAATAGACATCAAAAATGCCCTAGATATGTTACAGGCACAGATACACAACCTTAAGGAAGAGAATAAGCTAATCAGAGAAGAGATAGCTAAGAAAAATGATGAGCCTGAGTACCACTTTAAGCCAGGATTTGAGGTAACTAAGCAATCTACAAAGCTTTTCAGTCTACTAATGACTAGTAGATTTCATACCCAGGAATGGGCTAGAGATGGTATCAAGCGGAATACAGAAACTCTCAGATACCACTATGACTTAGATATCATCACCAGAGAAACCAGAACTAAGTCAGGTAGGATTGCTTTCAAGGTAGTCGCAGCAGACCTAGAAGAGTTACAGGTTAGCCCAGATGGTCACTTTATCAGCCCCTTGGGTAGCTTTGGTTATGACCCAGAACAATGGGCTAAGGAAGAGGAAGAGGTTAAGAACCTATCAGGTAATAGAGACCCCTACAAATACTTTCCAGGAGAGGATGAGGAAGTAGTAAGTTTCAATCATCTGGAAACCTTCACCAATCAGTACCTACATGAGAGATTTAATATCAGCTATAAAGAGTTAATCAATAGACACTTCTTAGATATCTGTATTGATGGGGTATGGACTAGTTTCGGTAAGGACTATAAAGATGAATGGCACAAGAGTAGCTATGTAAGAACTATCAACTATGATGCAAAAGCAATAGAAGTGCAGATTGAGCAACTAGAGAAAAAGATCAGATCATCTGAGGATGTAGAGGAAAGAAAGAGTTTACACAGCCAACAGCAAGAGTTAAAGCAAAAGCTACAGGACTTGTACCATGAACCAGCAAGATTGGGCTAA